From the genome of Triticum aestivum cultivar Chinese Spring chromosome 3B, IWGSC CS RefSeq v2.1, whole genome shotgun sequence, one region includes:
- the LOC123066597 gene encoding F-box protein At5g49610-like, whose product MAGGGAGSVVNGTPRRRDHAAVPAPLPDEVVQWEILVRVPAKELLRCRAACRSWRRLASDAAFLMAHHRRQPSLPLVFFRTRSNDYAAHAVVDALDIRRTPAARRPVLGFDDYNKDRRSFTIHASCDGLLLLSLSNHRFYICNPATRQWLQLPDLTGGSVAALYPHRPSGDYRVLFWKYPDNKSCRVAYYVLTVSSFQGQQRCIGLPVASPSMNKDRSWWHLQASEHPPLLLHGCLHWHAFNSKIVIFDTVAESFSWAQSPTATSSAHLLQMDGMLGIGCIDTATMTAKAWVLEDYEAEVWSSKYRTELPEEEMMEDGKCVQCLYGKVVSENGDMLLIGRICWSLSLFHCDNKGDLIQKFLWENVDPKLLGISFKESLVRHPFFQRKDGSRVRLPRFLRGL is encoded by the coding sequence ATGGCTGGCGGCGGCGCTGGATCCGTGGTGAACGGGACGCCGCGCAGGCGCGACCATGCCGCCGTCCCCGCCCCCCTCCCTGACGAGGTCGTCCAGTGGGAAATCCTCGTCCGCGTGCCGGCGAAGGAGCTCCTCCGCTGCCGCGCGGCCTGCCGCTCCTGGCGTCGCCTCGCCTCCGACGCCGCGTTCCTGATGGCCCACCACCGCCGCCAGCCATCCCTCCCGCTGGTCTTCTTCCGCACCAGGAGTAACGACTACGCCGCCCACGCCGTGGTTGATGCCTTGGATATCCGGCGAACCCCCGCCGCTCGCCGGCCCGTCCTCGGGTTCGACGACTACAACAAAGATCGACGTAGCTTCACCATCCACGCCTCCTGCGACGGGCTCCTCCTCCTTTCCCTCTCCAACCACCGCTTCTACATCTGCAACCCGGCGACGCGCCAGTGGCTCCAGCTCCCGGATCTGACCGGCGGCAGTGTCGCGGCCCTGTACCCTCACCGCCCGTCGGGCGACTACCGTGTCCTCTTCTGGAAGTATCCAGACAACAAGAGCTGCAGGGTCGCCTACTACGTCCTCACCGTCAGCTCGTTCCAGGGACAACAGCGATGCATCGGGCTGCCAGTGGCCTCGCCATCCATGAACAAGGACAGGTCCTGGTGGCACCTTCAAGCCTCCGAGCACCCGCCTCTCCTGCTACATGGCTGCCTACATTGGCATGCTTTCAACAGCAAGATAGTAATTTTCGACACGGTGGCAGAGTCATTCAGCTGGGCGCAATCTCCCACAGCCACCAGCTCGGCACATCTGCTTCAGATGGATGGTATGCTCGGCATCGGCTGCATAGATACGGCTACCATGACCGCGAAAGCGTGGGTGTTGGAGGACTACGAGGCAGAAGTATGGTCATCAAAGTACCGGACGGAATTGCCGGAGGAGGAGATGATGGAAGATGGTAAATGTGTTCAGTGTCTATACGGCAAGGTTGTGTCTGAGAACGGAGATATGCTGCTAATCGGTCGCatttgttggtccctctccctgtTTCACTGTGACAACAAGGGCGACTTGATCCAGAAATTCCTATGGGAGAACGTTGATCCAAAGCTTCTCGGGATCTCTTTCAAAGAGAGCCTAGTCAGGCATCCATTCTTCCAGAGGAAAGATGGCAGCCGTGTGAGGCTGCCACGCTTTCTCCGAGGGCTGTAG